The sequence CCAGAGAGATAAAGCATTCCTTCCTTACCCATGAGTTCTGTTTCATCCTCTGGGGTTTGAGCTTTGTTCAGAAAAAACTCCCTTAGGCCAAGGTGCTTTCAGGAAAAGCACTCAGCTGAGAATTTTTAACAGCAGATCTAACTGACAACATACTAGTTAACTATAAAATTCTTTTCCTTGAAAAATTAACAGAATTTTGATCAATGGTAATTGTCTGAACTGGGCTCTACAAATCAACTGTAGTCAAATTGAGAAagatttgaatcacagaatcatagaatcatagaatcaataaggttggaaaagacctcaaaaatcatcaagtccaacctgattCCTAATTCCATCTTGGGCTCAAAGATAAACAGGGAGTACACACCCGATAAAATTACAGATAAATTGTATCTGTACGATTTGGGTGACTTTGAAGGGTCATTCAGTCCATCTCCTCTTTCAGTACCAATTCTTATGCTATAATGGCTTTCAATTATTTGAAATGTAAAGTGCTTCTAAAGCTCATGGcaagggagggttggaactagataaatctttaaggtctcttccaacaagcCATTCTATTTCATTTGAAGTATTTATTGGTCCCTCACATTCCTTATGTAGCTAAACTTTGTTTCTTAGCCTGAATTATCCAAATTAAGTTCTGCGTATTAGCTGTTTACACTATTACGCTTACATTAAATCagctttatttttacttttgtaAGCGAGGTAAATTGGAAACGTTTCTGTTTTGCCTGAATATGGAACACACAGATGTTTCAGAACATCCTTTATTTGACGCATTTTGCAGTTAGAGAAAGGCCAGTTTGCATAAAGGGAACCTTAGCAAGTCAACAATAGTAGTAGAGCCATAGTCAAAGTGTGGAATGGACCCAGTGCTACTGCATATAAAGACAGTACTGAAAAACTTCTAGGCTTCCAGCTTCACTGACTCCAGTAAGGAACGTGCTTCTTTATACTCTTCGGTTTCTTCcaattctttttcattttcctggaATCAAAACCAAAATTTTTGAATACTTTGAAAATAACTGTCATGAGATTAAATTTAAGAAGATgactatggggaaaaaaaccaactggTAACAACAGGCAAGCAGGAGACTGAAGTACTCAACAACTCTTTTGCCATAGTCTTCACTGGTAACTTCACTTCCCACACTAAGTGGATGGACCCCAATACAGGGGCTGGAGGAACAAAGTCTCTCCCACCGTAAGAGATGATCAGGTTCATGACCCCCTAAGGAACCTGAACATGTAAGTCTATGGGACTTGATAAGATGCATCTCTGAAGTGCTGAGGGAATTGGCAGATGTATTTGCCAAGCCATTCTTCATTCTACTTAGAAGtcatggcagtcaggtgaagtgcCAGCTGACTGAAAAAGGGATGTATCATTACCGAAAACAACTAGTTCTGTATGATTGAAGTCACAGGTCATTTATTGTGTCCTACTCAAGGTCCAGGATAATGGCTGTCATGTGTGAGTAGATTTGACCCATGCATACCTTTAATTTATtatgttaaatattttaaatctaGGCCAGCATAACTTAGAACCAATTATAAGAGACCTCAGAACAGGAGTACTGTTAGAAAAAAGCTTGAGCAAATTGACAATTGAGAAAACATACATCTGATTTTAGTAAAAGCCCTGAAGGTAAGCTAAGCACAGAAAAGAATCCTTGAAGACTTCCAAATTCCTAACAGCAATACTAACTCCCCCATTCCTTAAGTTTGTACAGTACACCATATGACAAATAGCACTGCTGCTTGATGCCACTGAAATCTAGACCAACTAAATGACCTGGGTTCAACTAGGATATGGTTAAGTTTTTGGCTTGTggtgctttttcttcccttcacaAAAGCCTGTCTGGGTCATCAtcatggtgctgaggaacactATTTCATTAGTGTTTCTGTTCTCCCTGATTATTGTTACCATTTTGGGCTCTTCCCCAAAACTTTCCTTATGTCAATCCATATGGATTCTGCATTTTTCTCCTGATTCTCCTTCTCATTCCACCAAGGAGTGCGAGACAGTTGTGCAAGTGGCTGCATGGGGCCTGAACCACGACCATGACACAGATTCTGAATTCTGTCCAGATACTGAGCACATATTTTGGAAAACATTAGAGGCATACTACCTGAGGATGAGACACCTTGAGTTGTCCTCTGAGAAGGTATTTGCATTTTAGCTATCAAATGTGTCTGGGGCTTAATACAGCGTATGTATTTTCAGCCTCACAGTAGCATTTACGTGTTAGCTGAATTCTTAGTGAGAAGAATGCTTTTAAATATAAGCATGATGACCTTCAAACTTAGTATCTATTGAATCTATTTGTACAAGACTATTTATTCCTGTAGGTATTCCTAGCTCAAAAACGTGGCAATGGTGCTCAGCTTACTAATAAAAAACATGAAGCAGTACTTGGCAAGGACTCAGATGTCCTGTTCCTGGTCCGTAGcataataaaagaaagaaaagtattcTACTTCATTTTACTGCATGTTAGATACATGTAcactattttaaaaaaatacctaAAGCAGGGGAACTATTTTTTCCTCAACATGTAACTAACAAAGGAATTCAGAGTCCATTCCAGCAGTTCAGTATGTTAAGTGTATGTTGAATATACACTCTGTTAAAGACAGCTACTAGTATTCTAACAGTTTCCACAGGCCAAGTCTGCAAACAGTTACCTGGTTTGGGGACCTGTGAGATAATTCCTCAGTCCAGTTCTAATATTCTGCAGTTGCACTGCAGACAAGCATGTTTATCCAGGCTCACcaacaaacagcagcatttcTTGATGGCTGCATTATGGCGCTATACTTACTAGTATCTGAGTAAGATCTGCATGTGCAATTTCTAATCGGCGCTGGCAGTCTGGAATCATCATTCTGGACTCTTGCAAGATCTCAAGCtgtgaaaattaaaaacaaataatcaCATAATATATTCCAGATACATATTcatttgtggttgttttttaaggCATGTCCACTGAAAAACCACCAGTCCAGTCATCATCTAGGAACTTCAATTGTGTGTATTTTCTAAAAAAGGCTTTTTTATTAAAAGACACTTAGCATAACTGTTCAAAACTCTTGTTAATTTACAGGACACTTCCACTTATTGTGTGTTTAAAGTATTAAGTGCAAAAGGCTGTTTAGAATCATTTTtcccttaggaaaaaaaaaaaaagtaccaaAGCACTGCCTGGCAAGCTTTCCATACAGCACTTGTTAAAAAGGCTATTTAAAACAAACTTTCTCCTGCTGTCATGAAGCAGCTTCATCCAAAATGGGATCAGCTGGTTATATAAATATCTCCTGCATCTTTTGGGTAATAAAGAAAAACAGTGTTCAGATAATACCACATAGAGATAATTACTGCATGAAAAAAGTTATTGAGTTATTGATCACATTGTGTGCACACTGCAGGAGGCTCTGACTGAAAGACAAAggtaaagaaaaatgaaaagcaaagatcAGCAGGCTCATATTTTTGATGCTTATCATGCATAAAAAGTTATTACTTATCCTTGTGCTTCATTTTAGGAGAAAGATTATTCTCACCATGCACTTTGAACAAAATTACTAAACTGGCCCCCTGCTGAATCTGAACATCCTGCCTCCTCTTACAGAAAACAACTTCAGATTTGAACAAGGGAACATTTCTGGATCTGAAATCCAGCCACTGAGAAGAAAAGGTGTGCTGCGTTGTTCAGTAATGTTAAATCTATTTAGAAATGAAAATCTGTTTGATATTTAAATATGTAACCTCTTCCGCATTCACAACAACCTGTCAACAGAAGGCATTCCCCTTAAATTGCTTACTTCGTTTTGTCATTCCTATGTTGTATTCTCTTTTCAGTAATAATACTGCTACACCAAAAAGCCATTGTAAAAGTGGAGATAAGCTATAtatgagtagaatagaatagaatagaatagaatagaatagaatagaatagaatagaatagaatagaatagaatagaatagaattaaccaggttggaaaagacctttgagatcatcgagtccaacctatcatccaacactatctaatcaactaaaccatggcaccaagcaccccatccagtctcttcctaaaaacctccagtaatggtgactctaccacctccctgggcagtacagtccaatggctaacaactctctctgtgaagaactttctcctcacctcaagcttaaacttcccctggcacagcttgagactgtgtcctcttgttctggtgcaggttgcctgggagaagagaccaacctccacctggctacaacctcccttcaggtagctgtagacagcaataaggtctcccctgagtgtcctcttctccaggctaatcagccccagctccctcagtctctcctcacagggcttgtgctccaaacccctcaccagctttattgcccttctctggacacaatccagcaagtcaacatccatcctaaactgaggggcccagaactggacacaggactcaaggtgtggcctaaccagtgctgagtacagggacagaatgacttccctgctcgcTACActtttcctgatacaggccaggatgccattggctctcctggctgcctgggcacactgcaggctcatgttcagctggatgtcaaccagtacctcaGGTCCCttttggcctggctgctctccagccactctgaccccagcctgtagcactgcatggggttgctgtggccaatgtgtagaacctggcacttggatgtgttaaatctcataccatTGGAttttgcccatctgtccagcctgtcaaggttcctctgcagagctctcctaccatctaacagatcaacacctgcccccagcttggtgtcatctgcaaacttactgatgatggactcaatcccctcatccaggtctttgataaagatattaaagagcacggagcccagcactgatacctggggacaccactagtgactggctgccagctggatggggCAATGAATTTAAGCATACAGATAGGTCTTATGTAGTAAGACATTATCACCCTGTTCAAATGTCATATTTAAGTTCTCAGCTCAAGTAGTTTGTGAGAGGAAAGATAGTAAAactttgtttattttctgttaGAGAATCTGGGGCAAAATCTGTCTACTTTAACAAAACAGgtattttaagaaaaaaaggttAAGCACCCCTAAGTTCTAGTTCTCATTGATATTTCTACTTCTCCTTTAAGCATTCAGTGGTGGACTGTATTAATACCAGGAACTCTGCATATCGCACTTTCATCAGTGCATGAATAGATAACAGTTTGTAACTTCCATAGAATGAAGTATGCTATACAATGCATGAGATGATGCCTTCTGTTTTATGTAGTAGAAAATCATTCCATAAAGAATTCCTACAGGAGTGAGAATATCCAATATAATGACTCCTTTAGGCCAGCTTTGCTAAGTAATTGTGTATTCTAAAGCTGGTGGGAAAAGTAGTAACTTAATTGATACTTGCCACTCAATAAACAATCTGGGAAGGCATATAGATCTAGAACCTGCAAGCTGTAGTCCTGACTGCTGTAGGAAAACAATAAAGCTACTACAATCATTCTGTTCAAAACAGAATTTGCCTGAGATCCAGGGGGGTACCTGAGTTTTATTGACATTTGCCTGCAGTTATGCAATTAAGAAGAACCAGAAGGATGATAAATCCTGGAACTACATTCAGTAGGTGCAAACAGTTGGAGGCTAGAACGGGAACTCTGTAGGACCAATATTATTAGTGAATTACCAAACTACATATGCAAACATTTGACAAGTTCTGCCTAAAACATAATTTTTCAAGTAATACTGGTAATCCCAGATAAACTATTTCCTGTTACAAATTTATATAATAAAGCAAAGTCAAAAGCTCAGCTAATCAGATAAGCTTTAGGACTGGAATTTTAAAAGTGTTCTCCAAATTCTGCCACTCCTGTCAGATGTTCTAACTGAACTCAAAGGAGTTTAAATTATAAGCATGTCA is a genomic window of Dryobates pubescens isolate bDryPub1 chromosome Z, bDryPub1.pri, whole genome shotgun sequence containing:
- the TBCA gene encoding tubulin-specific chaperone A; this encodes MYEKEAKQQEEKIEKMKAEACDDYGIKKQLEILQESRMMIPDCQRRLEIAHADLTQILENEKELEETEEYKEARSLLESVKLEA